A genomic window from Coleofasciculus chthonoplastes PCC 7420 includes:
- the lnt gene encoding apolipoprotein N-acyltransferase, with product MQIPKQLWQASPILLSLLGGILMGLTPSPVEAWSLAWIALVPLWFLVVTRQSLRQTALYGFCWGIGYQGLALFWITGVHPMDWMGVPWLASLAIALFCWVFITLWGTILVVLWAVGMTAFNSLLNRQGAKFRTVTRVLVGIALWCGLEAFWTLGDLNWTSLAYTQSPHNLLILHLGQISGPFTVTAAVVAVNGLIAEAGISYFSNQNKRVTGSNAKQKFILALGLLIGFHLIGLGLYSRPLIQPTQAAFKVGIIQGNIPNTIKLYQDGLSRAIENYTNGYKALADEGVEAVLTPETALPFIWDEQVNQFRSPVPFYQYKLDRFKEAILDKGVLLWLGAFGEKGDSLTNSLFTITGTGETISRYNKVILVPLGEYIPFEELLGSLIDRLSPLDAHLAAGQPNQQFDTPFGRAIAGICYESAFAYHFRHQAARGGEFILSASNNAHYSETMPAQHHAQDVMRAIETDRWAVRATNTGYSGIVDPHGRTLWLSGINTYQIHAATVYRRQTQTLYVRWGNWLTPTLIGLAILAFIVSR from the coding sequence ATGCAAATTCCTAAGCAACTTTGGCAAGCGTCTCCTATCTTATTATCCCTGCTGGGTGGTATCCTCATGGGATTAACTCCATCCCCTGTAGAAGCCTGGTCTTTGGCGTGGATTGCTTTAGTGCCTTTATGGTTCTTAGTCGTCACCCGTCAAAGTCTGCGCCAGACGGCTTTATATGGTTTCTGCTGGGGGATTGGTTATCAAGGGTTAGCCCTATTTTGGATTACAGGTGTTCATCCCATGGATTGGATGGGAGTACCCTGGTTAGCCAGTTTAGCGATCGCGCTTTTTTGCTGGGTGTTTATTACCCTCTGGGGGACGATTCTGGTGGTGCTGTGGGCGGTGGGTATGACGGCGTTCAATTCACTCTTAAATCGTCAAGGTGCAAAGTTTAGGACAGTTACTCGCGTCTTAGTTGGAATTGCCCTCTGGTGTGGTTTAGAAGCCTTCTGGACTTTAGGAGATCTCAATTGGACATCTCTGGCTTATACCCAAAGTCCCCATAATTTATTGATTTTACACCTGGGTCAGATTTCGGGTCCGTTTACAGTAACCGCCGCCGTTGTCGCGGTGAATGGGTTAATCGCGGAAGCGGGAATTAGTTATTTCTCTAATCAAAACAAACGAGTCACTGGATCTAATGCCAAGCAGAAATTTATCCTAGCTTTAGGACTACTCATCGGGTTCCATCTGATTGGTTTGGGACTCTACAGTCGTCCGCTGATTCAACCAACTCAAGCCGCCTTCAAGGTTGGTATTATTCAAGGGAATATTCCTAACACAATTAAACTTTACCAAGATGGTTTGAGTCGGGCAATTGAAAATTATACCAATGGTTACAAAGCGTTAGCGGATGAAGGAGTAGAAGCTGTCCTAACACCGGAAACGGCTTTGCCATTTATCTGGGATGAACAGGTTAACCAATTTCGCTCACCCGTTCCCTTTTATCAATACAAACTCGATCGCTTTAAAGAGGCTATTTTAGACAAAGGTGTACTGCTTTGGCTGGGGGCGTTTGGTGAAAAAGGAGATAGCCTGACGAATAGTTTATTTACGATTACAGGTACAGGGGAAACCATCAGCCGCTATAACAAAGTGATTCTCGTCCCGTTAGGCGAATATATTCCCTTTGAGGAACTATTGGGTAGTTTAATTGATCGCCTTTCCCCCTTAGATGCCCACTTAGCCGCAGGTCAACCCAACCAACAGTTTGACACACCGTTTGGTCGTGCGATCGCGGGGATTTGTTATGAGTCAGCGTTTGCCTATCATTTCCGCCATCAAGCCGCTAGGGGCGGTGAGTTTATTCTCAGTGCTTCCAATAATGCTCATTATAGTGAAACCATGCCCGCCCAACACCACGCCCAAGATGTGATGCGTGCTATTGAGACAGATCGGTGGGCAGTACGGGCAACGAATACAGGCTATTCTGGCATTGTCGATCCTCACGGGAGAACCTTATGGCTTTCTGGGATTAATACTTACCAGATTCATGCGGCTACAGTTTATCGGCGACAAACCCAGACGCTGTATGTACGCTGGGGTAATTGGTTAACGCCAACATTAATAGGATTAGCAATTTTAGCGTTTATCGTGAGTCGCTAA